TTTATTCGATTGGCAGTTGCTTCAAGGAATATTCTTTTTGCATCTTCTTCAAGTCTTTCTCTTAAATTTTTAAGTCTTTCAAGATTAAATCTAAACCTCATTTAAATCAACTACTTTATTCCGAGTTTTTCAAGTTTATAATATAAATTTCTCACGGTTAAACCCAATTTTTTAGCCGCAGCTGTTTTATTTCCCTGACAACTTTTTAATGTTTCTATTATAATATATTTTTCATATTCTGAGAGTAACTCTTTTAAAGTGCCATCTAATTTCTTTTCAAGGTCTTCATTTTTTAATTCTGGTAGATGCATGGAGGTTATCATGGTTTCAGTTTGTGTCATATTCATTAAAGCTCTATCAAGCACATTTTCAAGTTCTCTAATATTTCCAGGCCAATCATAACTTTTTAAAATATTAACGGCATCTTCTGACAATCCATAAACAACTTTTTCATGTTTTTGATTTAAAATATGCAAAATCTGTTTTGCCATTTTTGGAATATCTTCTTTTCTTTCTCTAAGAGGAGGTACGTCAATAGTCACTACAGAGATTTTGTAGTATAATCTTCTTGAAAATTTTCCAAGTGACATAAGCTCTTTTAAATTTTCCGGTGTAGCAAATATAATTCTTACATCAGATTTAATCTCTTTATCGTTAAAAATAACCTTTCCAGTATTTAAAAATTCGAAAAATAATTCCTGAACATCTGGACCCATTAAATGTGTATTATCTATAAACAAAGTTCCCTTGTGTGCCTTTTCAAAAAAGTTATTTTCATTTCCGAAAAATATTTCTAATTGTTTCTTTTCATCATATAATAATAGATTAGTTGCAACAAATGAATAATTTCTTCTTTCGCTGAAATTATGTATAGCTTGAGCTAATATTTCTTTGCCAACGCCTGGTTCTCCGTTTAATAATACATTAACTTTTGTATTTGCAGCCTTTTTAGCTTGAGTAACTACATTTTTCATTATTTCTGATTCGCTAACAATATCTTCAAAGGTATATCTTGCTTCTTCCTTTTTTAATAATCTCTTAGTTGCTTCTAATTCTCTCAATAATCTTTCAATTTCTGAAATATCATGAATAACACCAACGCTACCTTTAAATTCTCCTTTTACAAAAATTGGATTAACGTTTATTATAACTTCTTTCTTATTAGTAGCAAGCTTAGTTCTAACATTTAATATAGGTTTTTGTTCTCTTGAACATTTAATATGCATACTTTCCTGCCCTTCAGCAATATCGTAAGTAGCCAATTTTCCAATAACTTCTTTTGCTGAAAGACCAGTTACTTTTGTATAAGCTTTATTAACCATTACAATTCTACCTTCTTCATCGGCAACAGAAATTGCATCATATGTAGAATCAATTATGGCTCGTAACAAAGAATCTAATTCCCTTAAATTTGTAACTTCTTCAGCTAATTTTTGAATACTCGTTACATCTCTAAATACTGCTGCAGCACCAATGATTTCCCCATTTTCATCTCTTATTGGAAATCTTGAGGTAACAATAATCTTTTTACCGAGATTCTGTATTCTATCAAGTTCTGGAATGCCAGTTTTTAAAACGATATGAAGTCTTGTATCAGTTATACTATCAGTAACCTTTGTATGTAATACCTTTTCTTTTGGAACACTGAGTATTTTAGCAGCAGAATTATTTAAAAATATAATTTCTTCTTTATCATTAATTAAAATAACTGCTTCTTGAATATCTTCTAAAATACTCATAATCATCTCTGCATTAGTCATGTCACAATTCCCCCTCTAACAATTTATGTTCCTGAATCCATCCGTCCAAATCCAATTCAACCATTGTATCAATAACTTTGTTATATTCTGAGTATTTTAATATACGATTTATTTCCGGGTATTCTTTGGTTTTATATACAGGAACATATTGATCCATCAAACTAACCAATATATTTTTATCCAGTTTTGCAACAAATTTAAGAGCCCCCTGTGCCTCATCAATGTTATTAGGTAATACAAGTATTCTTATAATCAATCCTCTTTTTAAAAGGTTATTTTCAAAGATATAATTACTTCCAACTTGTCTATACATTTCTTTTACAGCATCTTGTGCAAATTTCCAGTAATCTGGAGTTTTAGAATATCGATTAGCAGCATATTCAGTTGTATATCTAATATCTGCAAGGTAAATATCTATAACGCCGTCTAAAAATTTTAAAGTTTCAACTGTTTCATAAGACGAAGTGTTCCATAATAAAGGAATATTTAATCCATTTTCAATAGCGATGATTAATGCGTCAAAAATAAACGGGAGATAGGGCGTGGCGGTAACTAAATCTATATTTTTAACCTTTTTTTCGTTTTGTAACCAGAGAAATTTTTCTGCCAATTCTTCAACGTTAAATTCTTTACCAAAGCCTTTTTGAGAAAAATTAAAATTCTGACAATAAACACATTTCATTACACAATTACTAAAGAAAACGCCTCCTGCACCAGTATCTCCAACCAAAGGAGGTTCTTCTCCTTTGTAAAGTACAAATTCAGAAACTTTAATCTTATTACTTACACCACATACACCAACATGCTTATGTCGATTTATTTGACATTGCTTTGGACATAAATTACATGAAAAAAGTTTT
This is a stretch of genomic DNA from Marinitoga piezophila KA3. It encodes these proteins:
- a CDS encoding sigma-54-dependent Fis family transcriptional regulator, with protein sequence MTNAEMIMSILEDIQEAVILINDKEEIIFLNNSAAKILSVPKEKVLHTKVTDSITDTRLHIVLKTGIPELDRIQNLGKKIIVTSRFPIRDENGEIIGAAAVFRDVTSIQKLAEEVTNLRELDSLLRAIIDSTYDAISVADEEGRIVMVNKAYTKVTGLSAKEVIGKLATYDIAEGQESMHIKCSREQKPILNVRTKLATNKKEVIINVNPIFVKGEFKGSVGVIHDISEIERLLRELEATKRLLKKEEARYTFEDIVSESEIMKNVVTQAKKAANTKVNVLLNGEPGVGKEILAQAIHNFSERRNYSFVATNLLLYDEKKQLEIFFGNENNFFEKAHKGTLFIDNTHLMGPDVQELFFEFLNTGKVIFNDKEIKSDVRIIFATPENLKELMSLGKFSRRLYYKISVVTIDVPPLRERKEDIPKMAKQILHILNQKHEKVVYGLSEDAVNILKSYDWPGNIRELENVLDRALMNMTQTETMITSMHLPELKNEDLEKKLDGTLKELLSEYEKYIIIETLKSCQGNKTAAAKKLGLTVRNLYYKLEKLGIK
- a CDS encoding radical SAM protein, with product MAYVPSYIKLYESGELQKRRDILYEKLFSCNLCPKQCQINRHKHVGVCGVSNKIKVSEFVLYKGEEPPLVGDTGAGGVFFSNCVMKCVYCQNFNFSQKGFGKEFNVEELAEKFLWLQNEKKVKNIDLVTATPYLPFIFDALIIAIENGLNIPLLWNTSSYETVETLKFLDGVIDIYLADIRYTTEYAANRYSKTPDYWKFAQDAVKEMYRQVGSNYIFENNLLKRGLIIRILVLPNNIDEAQGALKFVAKLDKNILVSLMDQYVPVYKTKEYPEINRILKYSEYNKVIDTMVELDLDGWIQEHKLLEGEL